One Edaphobacter flagellatus genomic region harbors:
- a CDS encoding MGMT family protein, giving the protein MRPGPIPQDLKRRILKDVLRKNESRDDAFRRIIRSVPKGKVSTYGKVAAAAGYPLYHRAVARLLRTEPLHGLPWQRIVGANGEIKLRGEAAAEQRLRLQMEGVRFRGKRVNMTLYEHQLRSWEALP; this is encoded by the coding sequence ATGCGCCCCGGCCCCATCCCGCAGGATCTCAAACGCCGCATCCTCAAAGACGTTCTCCGCAAAAACGAGTCCCGCGATGATGCCTTCCGCCGCATCATCCGCTCCGTCCCCAAAGGGAAGGTCTCCACCTACGGCAAGGTCGCCGCAGCCGCTGGCTATCCGCTCTACCATCGAGCCGTCGCACGCCTCCTCCGCACCGAACCCCTCCATGGACTCCCCTGGCAACGCATCGTCGGAGCAAATGGCGAGATCAAACTGCGCGGCGAAGCAGCAGCAGAGCAGAGATTACGACTGCAGATGGAAGGTGTTCGCTTCCGCGGCAAACGCGTCAACATGACTCTCTACGAACACCAGCTGCGCAGTTGGGAAGCACTACCCTAA
- a CDS encoding DUF4097 family beta strand repeat-containing protein, with protein MASQPPPYPPPPGQYPPPQGDWRYQRRVLREQARMQRDYYRAQQAAYRAQARGSRRTSIVGPLLLIAVGVVFLLIQTGRISSMYFWSWYSRWWPAVLISAGIIMLLEWGWDRYAHADDPQFRRRSLGGGVFFLLILFGIVGAAFNGFHNGVWGRNFAIDPDNMDQFLGDKHESDQTLVQALPANHSITVDNPRGDISIAGTSDDNQVHIDIHKQVYTRSDSEADSRAQQLSPKIETLDDTVKITLPSIEGSRADVTITVPATVASTVFSNRGDVHVASIKGPVNVTANHGDVTITGITGPVLTRINNGDSSFSSHSVTGPVTVQGRARDVSFSEITGPANIDGEFFGTTHLQHITGNIRFHTSRTELRFARLDGEVEISPNADLQADQLVGPLTLTTRNRNITLDRVAGDVSVTNRNGSVDVTSAPPIGNISVENRNGSVSVTLPEKAGFTVQAETTNGDLENDFGLEEQSSDNSNRKSYSGTVGKGGPLVRINTTQQDVSIKKAAVAPLPPTPPPPPPKISMRDGGDSVNIGKEGVNITSADGSAVIIDKSGLRITTNVDGSSVYANKGTRLTTNADGTKIYSGPDGTQYTSNADGSKIYVGRDGTSIRINADGSKDARSPSGHALTDAEIKARLAQAEAMIKQAAAQRDAAIHH; from the coding sequence ATGGCAAGCCAACCACCACCGTATCCGCCACCTCCCGGCCAGTATCCTCCGCCCCAGGGCGACTGGCGCTACCAGCGCCGCGTCCTCAGGGAGCAGGCCCGTATGCAGCGTGACTACTACCGCGCGCAACAGGCCGCCTACCGCGCCCAGGCACGTGGCTCCCGCCGTACCTCGATCGTCGGCCCTCTGCTGCTGATCGCCGTCGGCGTCGTCTTCCTGCTCATCCAGACCGGTCGCATCTCCTCCATGTACTTCTGGAGCTGGTACTCCCGCTGGTGGCCCGCCGTCCTCATCTCCGCCGGTATCATCATGCTGCTCGAGTGGGGATGGGACCGCTATGCCCACGCCGATGATCCCCAGTTCCGCCGCCGTTCGCTTGGTGGAGGTGTCTTCTTCCTCCTCATCCTCTTCGGCATCGTCGGCGCTGCCTTCAACGGCTTCCACAACGGAGTCTGGGGCCGCAACTTCGCTATCGATCCCGACAACATGGACCAGTTCCTCGGCGACAAACACGAGAGCGATCAGACCTTGGTTCAGGCCCTGCCCGCCAATCACAGCATAACCGTCGACAATCCGCGCGGTGATATCTCCATCGCCGGCACCAGCGACGATAATCAGGTCCACATCGACATCCATAAGCAGGTCTATACCCGCTCCGACTCCGAGGCCGACTCCCGCGCCCAGCAGCTCAGCCCCAAAATCGAGACGCTCGACGACACCGTTAAAATCACGCTTCCCTCCATCGAGGGCAGCCGCGCCGACGTCACCATCACCGTCCCGGCCACCGTCGCCTCCACCGTCTTCTCCAACCGGGGAGACGTCCACGTCGCCTCCATCAAGGGACCCGTCAACGTCACCGCCAACCACGGCGATGTCACCATCACCGGCATCACCGGCCCGGTCCTCACTCGCATCAACAACGGAGACTCGTCCTTCTCCTCGCATTCGGTCACCGGCCCCGTCACCGTTCAGGGCCGCGCCCGCGATGTCTCCTTCTCCGAGATCACCGGCCCCGCCAACATCGACGGCGAGTTCTTCGGCACCACGCACCTCCAGCACATCACCGGCAATATTCGCTTCCACACCAGCCGTACCGAGCTGCGCTTCGCCCGCCTCGACGGCGAGGTCGAGATCAGCCCCAACGCCGACCTTCAGGCCGACCAGCTCGTCGGGCCCCTGACGCTCACCACGCGCAATCGCAACATCACCCTCGATCGCGTCGCAGGCGACGTCTCCGTTACCAACCGCAACGGCTCCGTCGACGTCACCAGCGCTCCTCCGATCGGCAACATTTCCGTCGAAAACCGCAACGGCTCCGTCAGCGTCACGCTACCTGAAAAAGCCGGGTTCACCGTCCAGGCCGAAACCACCAACGGCGACCTCGAAAACGACTTCGGACTCGAAGAGCAGAGCAGCGACAACTCCAACCGCAAATCCTACTCCGGCACCGTCGGCAAAGGCGGCCCGCTCGTCCGCATCAACACCACGCAGCAGGACGTCAGCATCAAGAAGGCCGCCGTCGCTCCTCTGCCTCCGACTCCGCCGCCACCACCACCCAAAATCTCCATGCGAGACGGTGGCGACTCCGTCAACATCGGCAAAGAGGGCGTCAACATCACCAGCGCCGACGGCTCCGCAGTCATCATCGACAAGAGCGGACTCCGCATCACCACCAACGTCGATGGATCGTCCGTCTACGCCAACAAAGGAACCCGCCTGACCACCAATGCCGACGGCACGAAGATCTACTCCGGCCCCGATGGCACGCAGTACACCAGCAACGCCGACGGCTCCAAGATCTACGTCGGCAGGGACGGCACCAGCATTCGCATCAACGCGGATGGATCGAAGGACGCCCGCAGCCCCAGCGGCCATGCCCTCACCGACGCAGAGATCAAAGCTCGCCTCGCTCAAGCCGAAGCCATGATCAAACAAGCCGCCGCTCAACGCGACGCGGCCATCCACCACTAA
- a CDS encoding MarC family protein: protein MAFDPHSMSLSGLQHSVYVRFSVLALSSIFFLVDPFAALPTFLAVTAGADEARRRRIARKASLTALIFLSAFAVAGQYIFKMFGITLPAFEIAGGVILLLIGLDMLEAKRSATQEASGDTEDAAKKEDAGIVPLGIPMLAGPGAIASVMVLVGQAQTMWQMVAILASIFITAVICYFVLGNSDKVARALGDTGIRILVRIMGLLLVALAVQYFVNGMADLGVIAKPS from the coding sequence GTGGCGTTCGATCCGCATTCCATGTCGCTTTCCGGGTTGCAGCACTCGGTGTATGTGCGGTTCTCTGTTCTGGCGCTTAGCTCGATCTTTTTCCTGGTCGATCCCTTCGCGGCGCTCCCCACATTTCTTGCCGTAACCGCAGGGGCCGATGAAGCGCGCAGGAGACGCATCGCGCGCAAGGCGTCGTTGACGGCGCTGATTTTTCTGAGTGCTTTCGCTGTTGCGGGACAGTACATCTTCAAGATGTTCGGCATTACGCTGCCCGCATTTGAGATTGCCGGCGGCGTGATTCTTCTGCTGATCGGGCTGGACATGCTTGAAGCCAAGCGCTCGGCGACGCAGGAGGCCAGTGGCGATACCGAGGATGCGGCGAAGAAAGAAGATGCAGGCATTGTTCCCCTTGGCATCCCCATGCTGGCGGGACCTGGCGCGATTGCCAGCGTGATGGTGCTGGTTGGTCAAGCGCAGACGATGTGGCAGATGGTGGCGATTCTTGCATCGATCTTCATTACGGCGGTTATCTGCTACTTTGTGCTCGGCAATTCTGACAAAGTAGCGCGTGCGCTGGGAGATACGGGCATCCGCATCCTGGTGCGCATCATGGGCTTGCTGCTGGTGGCCCTGGCGGTGCAGTATTTTGTCAACGGGATGGCGGACCTGGGCGTCATTGCCAAGCCGTCGTAA
- a CDS encoding M48 family metallopeptidase, translated as MFRDWRIARLILSVGLLIGSASQAAWARFQIPPPCKNAYTVEQEQTEGAKVAEEVFKQMPVLPDSSPVSQYVRQLGAKLVNVTPGYRWPFNFHVVASDEINAFALPGGAMFVNLGAINAAETEAQLAGVMAHELSHVVLRHSTCNMTKQAAPKMWAGLGQLAAGVLLGNGALGSMAAQGIGTVAGLGFLRMSRDDEKQADLLGTDILYDAGYDPRGLPQFFETIQAKYGDGGAQIFSDHPNPGNRMQYVAAEIATLPPRANQQVTSAAFTRAKDLSKKEKTYNGKEIEVGAWRQSGKYALLPNGPATIIPAAANGNGGGGQNAAAGRLSRASLGLSDRMTSYQGQAFSMNYPSTWQKGEGQNGNVAFVPPNGAGQSGIAYGAIVDGAKFQSPVRDANALSQATSAIARQLSQDNGGMQQASDLTTLTVGGQPANAVELRGKSPISDGTSVMAERDLLVTIARPDGAVSYIVFVSPEADYQTLKPLYSSMLQSFRVR; from the coding sequence ATGTTTCGAGACTGGCGGATTGCACGGCTGATTCTGAGTGTGGGCCTGTTGATTGGAAGCGCATCACAGGCGGCATGGGCGCGATTCCAGATTCCTCCTCCATGCAAGAACGCGTATACGGTGGAGCAGGAGCAGACTGAAGGCGCGAAGGTTGCGGAGGAGGTCTTCAAGCAGATGCCAGTGCTCCCGGACAGTTCTCCTGTCTCGCAGTATGTGCGGCAGCTTGGAGCGAAGCTGGTGAACGTGACGCCGGGCTATCGCTGGCCGTTCAATTTCCACGTCGTTGCCAGCGATGAGATCAACGCCTTCGCGCTGCCCGGCGGAGCGATGTTTGTGAATCTCGGCGCGATCAATGCGGCAGAGACCGAGGCGCAGCTTGCGGGCGTAATGGCGCACGAGCTGTCGCACGTCGTACTGCGTCACTCCACCTGCAATATGACGAAGCAGGCGGCGCCCAAGATGTGGGCGGGGTTGGGTCAGCTTGCTGCAGGTGTGCTCCTCGGCAACGGTGCGCTCGGTTCCATGGCCGCACAGGGCATCGGGACAGTCGCCGGTCTCGGCTTCCTGCGCATGTCGCGTGATGACGAGAAGCAGGCCGACCTTCTGGGCACGGACATCCTTTACGACGCGGGCTACGATCCGCGCGGCCTGCCGCAGTTCTTCGAGACCATTCAGGCCAAGTACGGCGATGGCGGAGCGCAGATATTCAGCGACCATCCGAATCCGGGCAATCGCATGCAGTATGTGGCAGCAGAGATCGCCACGCTGCCGCCGCGCGCGAACCAGCAGGTTACGTCGGCCGCCTTCACCCGCGCCAAGGATCTATCGAAGAAGGAAAAGACCTACAACGGCAAGGAGATCGAAGTCGGAGCCTGGCGGCAGAGCGGCAAGTACGCGCTGCTGCCGAACGGACCTGCCACGATCATTCCAGCGGCTGCGAATGGGAATGGAGGCGGTGGGCAAAATGCTGCCGCAGGAAGGCTAAGCCGGGCATCGCTGGGGCTGAGCGACCGCATGACGTCCTATCAGGGGCAGGCCTTCTCGATGAACTATCCGTCCACATGGCAGAAGGGCGAAGGGCAGAACGGCAATGTGGCCTTTGTGCCGCCCAACGGGGCCGGCCAGTCTGGAATTGCTTATGGCGCGATCGTCGATGGGGCGAAGTTCCAGAGTCCCGTGCGCGATGCGAATGCGCTGTCGCAGGCGACTTCGGCCATTGCACGCCAGCTTAGCCAGGACAACGGGGGCATGCAGCAGGCCAGTGATCTGACGACCCTGACCGTAGGCGGGCAGCCTGCAAATGCCGTCGAGTTACGCGGCAAATCGCCGATCTCTGACGGCACCAGCGTCATGGCGGAGCGCGACCTGTTAGTCACGATTGCAAGGCCCGATGGGGCGGTCAGTTACATTGTTTTCGTCTCTCCCGAGGCCGACTACCAGACACTCAAACCGCTCTATTCCTCGATGCTGCAGAGCTTCCGGGTTCGTTAG
- a CDS encoding glycosyltransferase family 47 protein: MKIYLVCLLESTYDAMLELYRQAEPKVHVLVDDPEEADMILFVGRWSFYGNGVVGHPLPKKYPEKTFVYNDDDILAPLLPGVYASAEQPRLFRLNRQENQKFIDWRNEHVQPIEAEKKYLFSFSGRSSSWLRKRLFRIDFGRSDVFIEDTSYYDHWTIQPDREENQKRYVRTLAESRFALCPKGASAGSYRLFEVMEMGIAPVILSDRYILPEGPDWDSFALRVPESRIGDLAQIVDAHAHEAEERGRLARKAYEEWFDSPKVFNHVVSLCERIKARRRVPERWVQPFWRLMLLKLRLVRGMRNALRAAILWVRQTLSSRSAGTAQFDAE; the protein is encoded by the coding sequence ATGAAGATATATCTGGTCTGTCTGCTGGAAAGCACCTACGACGCAATGCTTGAGTTATATCGTCAGGCAGAGCCGAAGGTGCACGTGCTGGTGGATGACCCGGAAGAAGCGGACATGATTCTGTTCGTGGGCCGCTGGTCATTCTACGGAAACGGAGTGGTAGGACATCCTCTGCCGAAGAAGTATCCGGAGAAAACGTTCGTCTATAACGATGACGACATTCTGGCCCCGCTGCTGCCGGGGGTCTATGCGAGTGCGGAGCAGCCGCGCCTGTTCAGGCTGAACCGGCAGGAGAACCAGAAGTTCATCGACTGGCGGAACGAGCATGTGCAGCCGATCGAGGCCGAAAAGAAGTACCTCTTCTCCTTCTCCGGGCGCTCGAGCTCCTGGCTGCGGAAGCGGCTTTTTCGTATCGATTTCGGGCGGTCCGACGTCTTTATTGAGGACACCTCGTACTACGATCACTGGACGATTCAGCCGGACCGCGAAGAAAACCAGAAGCGGTATGTGAGGACGCTGGCCGAGAGCCGGTTTGCGCTTTGCCCCAAGGGCGCGAGCGCCGGGTCGTACCGGCTGTTCGAGGTGATGGAGATGGGTATCGCGCCGGTGATTCTCTCTGACCGGTATATTCTGCCGGAGGGGCCGGACTGGGACAGCTTCGCGTTACGTGTACCGGAGAGCAGGATCGGCGATCTGGCGCAGATCGTCGATGCGCACGCGCATGAGGCCGAAGAACGCGGCCGACTGGCTCGCAAGGCGTATGAGGAGTGGTTCGACTCCCCGAAGGTCTTCAACCATGTTGTCTCGCTGTGCGAGCGTATCAAGGCTCGCCGCAGGGTGCCGGAGCGTTGGGTGCAGCCGTTCTGGAGGCTGATGCTGCTGAAGCTGCGTCTGGTGCGTGGCATGCGCAATGCGCTGCGCGCGGCCATTCTATGGGTGCGACAGACGTTGAGTAGCCGGTCGGCAGGGACCGCGCAGTTCGACGCTGAGTAG
- a CDS encoding RNA polymerase sigma factor codes for MFKRLTRSPESDADLHRAALQGRGEAMAELYRRHGPLVYRFTLRMSQNASIAEEITQETFLALLEHTGRFDPSRGSLSTWLCGIARHQLLKHFERNSRYQSADDEDNTYDPPSPEDTPDQRLTREEAVAAVRDGIDTLPLPLKEVLLLCEIEELSYEQASLILAIPVGTVRSRLHRAKLRLQPLLRPVATTTGKETPR; via the coding sequence ATGTTCAAGCGGCTCACACGCAGCCCGGAATCCGACGCCGATCTACACCGCGCCGCCCTTCAGGGCCGCGGTGAGGCAATGGCCGAGCTCTACCGACGACACGGGCCGCTTGTCTATCGCTTCACCCTGCGTATGAGCCAGAACGCCTCCATCGCCGAAGAAATCACCCAGGAGACCTTCCTCGCGCTGCTCGAGCACACCGGCCGCTTCGATCCCAGCCGCGGATCGCTCTCTACCTGGCTCTGCGGCATCGCACGCCATCAGTTGCTGAAGCACTTCGAGCGCAATAGCCGCTACCAGAGCGCAGACGACGAGGACAACACGTACGATCCTCCTTCGCCTGAAGACACCCCAGACCAGCGCCTTACCCGTGAGGAAGCGGTCGCCGCCGTTCGCGACGGCATCGACACGCTACCCCTTCCCCTCAAAGAGGTGCTGCTGCTGTGCGAGATCGAAGAGCTCAGCTACGAGCAGGCATCTCTGATTCTCGCCATCCCCGTCGGCACCGTACGCTCGCGCTTGCATCGCGCCAAGCTTCGCCTGCAACCGCTTCTTCGTCCCGTTGCCACAACCACCGGAAAGGAGACTCCACGATGA
- a CDS encoding ExbD/TolR family protein, with product MGMTSDGSRGLSSEINVTPLIDVLLVLLIIFMVIQPETTQGLDALVPQPPKAPEKAQTTPDAIVVQIAADGMHGATYRINETAFDKAAIEPKLAEIFANRGDKVMFIKGDADLDFSAVAEVIDDAHRAGVNNIGIMTPGLTSSR from the coding sequence ATGGGCATGACATCGGATGGGAGCAGAGGATTGAGCTCGGAGATCAACGTAACTCCTCTGATTGATGTGCTTCTTGTACTGCTGATTATCTTCATGGTCATACAGCCTGAGACGACGCAGGGGCTGGATGCCCTGGTTCCTCAGCCGCCGAAGGCTCCTGAGAAAGCGCAGACGACGCCGGATGCGATTGTTGTTCAGATTGCTGCCGATGGCATGCATGGCGCGACGTACAGGATCAATGAGACCGCCTTCGATAAGGCGGCGATTGAGCCGAAGCTAGCGGAGATATTTGCGAATCGCGGTGACAAGGTAATGTTCATTAAGGGTGATGCGGATTTAGATTTTTCGGCGGTGGCTGAGGTGATCGACGATGCACATCGGGCGGGTGTGAACAACATTGGGATTATGACGCCCGGGCTGACATCTTCTCGTTGA
- a CDS encoding sulfatase-like hydrolase/transferase, translated as MKRRDLLKSLGALTATSAITTHPAEAATPQHLAERPNILVFLTDDHGQWLQQAYGNSEVHTPNMSRIARNGVRMDNAFTTSPVCSPARASFFTGRMPSQHGIHDWIEESKQAYAFPWLEDQTLISQLLHDAGYHTGLVGKWHCGHERTPHPGFDFWFSYWVNQYPHTGKQQFSDNGTLVTPDGLQSPLLTDQALRFLHTHYETKSTAQKPFFLFVGYTDTHSPHTQMPDEIVALYRDATFRDIPREPFANVHGKPLLPVTADAAAERAKHQQYYAAATTIDREIGRVLDHLQSIHQLDNTLIVYTGDHGLNAGHHGMWEKGNATTPQNFLDESIRIPCAISWPRGGITQNLTSDLPVNHCDLFATLLEAAQATPSPQQAQKINSPGRSYLAHLRGQPSTAPMREDDTVICEYGNARMIRSRGYKLILRYPYQGVTFPNELYDLKADPRETISLYSQSQYAAITESLAAQLSQYFATYTTPQHDGLHLDQQPLATPASPWLAALKT; from the coding sequence TTGAAGCGCAGAGACCTGCTGAAATCGCTCGGAGCCCTCACCGCCACCTCTGCGATCACAACCCACCCTGCTGAAGCCGCCACCCCGCAACACCTCGCAGAACGCCCCAACATCCTCGTCTTCCTCACCGACGATCATGGCCAGTGGCTGCAGCAGGCCTATGGGAACTCCGAAGTCCACACTCCCAATATGTCCCGCATCGCACGCAACGGGGTGCGCATGGACAATGCCTTCACCACCAGCCCCGTCTGCTCACCCGCACGCGCCAGCTTCTTCACCGGACGCATGCCCTCGCAGCACGGCATTCACGACTGGATCGAAGAATCGAAACAGGCCTACGCCTTCCCCTGGCTCGAGGACCAGACCCTCATCTCGCAACTTCTCCACGATGCCGGATACCACACCGGCCTCGTCGGCAAGTGGCACTGCGGCCACGAGCGTACGCCGCATCCTGGCTTCGATTTCTGGTTCTCCTACTGGGTCAACCAGTATCCGCACACCGGCAAGCAGCAGTTCTCCGACAACGGCACGCTCGTCACCCCCGATGGCCTCCAGTCACCTCTGCTCACCGACCAGGCGCTGCGCTTCCTTCACACCCACTACGAAACCAAATCCACGGCACAGAAACCCTTCTTCCTCTTCGTCGGTTATACCGACACCCACTCCCCCCACACACAAATGCCCGACGAGATCGTCGCCCTCTACCGTGACGCCACTTTCCGCGACATACCCCGCGAGCCCTTCGCAAACGTCCACGGCAAGCCGCTCCTCCCTGTCACCGCCGATGCCGCAGCCGAACGCGCGAAGCACCAGCAGTACTACGCCGCAGCCACCACCATCGACCGCGAGATCGGCCGCGTCCTCGACCATCTCCAATCCATCCACCAGCTCGACAACACACTCATCGTCTACACCGGCGACCACGGCCTCAACGCAGGCCATCACGGCATGTGGGAGAAAGGCAACGCCACCACCCCGCAAAACTTCCTCGACGAATCCATCCGTATCCCCTGCGCCATCTCCTGGCCCCGCGGAGGAATCACGCAGAATCTAACCTCCGACCTCCCCGTCAATCACTGCGACCTCTTCGCCACGCTGCTCGAAGCCGCGCAGGCCACACCATCACCCCAACAGGCGCAGAAGATCAACTCTCCCGGCCGCTCCTATCTGGCTCACCTGCGCGGCCAGCCATCCACCGCACCCATGCGCGAAGACGACACAGTCATCTGCGAGTACGGCAATGCCCGCATGATCCGCAGCCGAGGCTACAAACTCATCCTCCGCTACCCCTACCAGGGCGTCACCTTCCCCAACGAGCTCTACGATCTCAAGGCCGACCCACGCGAAACCATCAGCCTCTACAGCCAGTCGCAATACGCTGCCATCACCGAATCGCTCGCCGCACAGCTCAGCCAGTACTTCGCAACCTACACCACACCCCAACACGACGGCCTGCACCTCGACCAGCAACCCCTGGCCACACCCGCCAGCCCCTGGCTCGCCGCTCTAAAAACCTAA
- a CDS encoding DUF899 family protein has product MASSTPLTPAAELAAKNRAHFPNESPEYRKARNALLAEEIELRRHIERVAEMRRAMPLGGELPEDYIFEGENGSVRFSDLFGDKQSLVIYSMMFGPQRERPCPMCTAMLTSWDGMAKNLRERVAIAVTARSPIDRILDFKKERGWRYLPLYSDGTGDYTRTYVSAEDGDVPGLSIFTRRDGKIYHFWSGETSGEMADPGQDPRGAPDPDPLWSVFDLTPDGRGGNWYPKLEYR; this is encoded by the coding sequence ATGGCCAGCTCCACACCGCTCACTCCAGCTGCAGAACTCGCGGCGAAAAATAGAGCGCACTTTCCAAACGAAAGTCCCGAATATCGCAAGGCACGCAACGCCCTTTTAGCCGAAGAGATCGAGCTTCGCCGTCATATCGAACGCGTCGCCGAGATGCGCCGCGCCATGCCGCTTGGCGGAGAGCTTCCTGAGGACTACATCTTCGAAGGAGAAAACGGCTCCGTGCGATTCTCCGATCTCTTCGGCGATAAACAGTCGCTCGTCATCTACAGCATGATGTTCGGCCCGCAGCGCGAGCGCCCCTGTCCCATGTGCACCGCCATGCTCACCTCATGGGATGGTATGGCAAAGAACTTGCGCGAGCGCGTCGCCATCGCAGTCACAGCGCGCTCACCGATTGACCGCATTCTCGACTTCAAAAAAGAACGCGGTTGGCGCTATCTTCCTCTGTATTCCGACGGAACAGGCGACTATACCCGCACCTACGTCAGCGCCGAAGACGGCGACGTTCCCGGACTCAGCATCTTCACACGCCGCGACGGCAAAATCTATCACTTCTGGTCTGGCGAAACGAGTGGTGAAATGGCGGATCCAGGTCAGGACCCGCGCGGAGCTCCGGACCCAGATCCTCTGTGGAGCGTCTTCGACCTGACACCAGATGGCCGCGGAGGAAACTGGTATCCCAAACTCGAATACCGCTAA
- a CDS encoding glycosyltransferase family 25 protein, producing MAVLNDYFERVQVINLVERRDRRRDMEAQLKKFNLTAEFFPAVKPAEVGDWPSLGARGCFLSHYNILKQALDAGARNVLILEDDLDFSPHLPEVTDELLRQIEGGNWGFLYLGHVEPQAASGVGLQLVPWTGPLMTTHFLAVNQSVLERVVFFMEQVLSRPDGHPLGGPQHVDGAYSMFRAQNPDIKTLLAAPPLGWQRSSRSDVSVSRYESIPVVRDLLGAARRIKRALK from the coding sequence ATGGCCGTATTGAACGACTACTTCGAACGAGTTCAGGTGATCAATCTCGTTGAGCGTCGCGACCGCCGCCGCGATATGGAAGCGCAGCTTAAAAAATTCAATCTCACGGCGGAGTTCTTTCCTGCGGTCAAGCCTGCAGAGGTCGGTGACTGGCCGAGCCTGGGTGCGAGAGGCTGTTTTCTGAGCCACTACAACATCCTCAAGCAGGCGCTCGATGCCGGGGCGCGCAACGTTCTCATCCTTGAAGATGACCTGGATTTTTCTCCGCATCTTCCGGAGGTGACGGACGAACTGCTTCGGCAGATCGAGGGCGGGAACTGGGGCTTTCTTTATCTCGGACACGTAGAGCCGCAGGCTGCTTCCGGCGTTGGGCTGCAACTGGTTCCGTGGACGGGGCCGCTGATGACGACGCACTTTCTTGCCGTCAACCAGAGTGTGCTGGAACGCGTGGTCTTCTTTATGGAGCAGGTTCTGTCTCGTCCGGATGGGCATCCGCTTGGTGGTCCACAGCACGTGGATGGGGCGTACTCGATGTTCCGGGCGCAGAATCCGGATATCAAGACGCTGCTGGCGGCTCCTCCGCTGGGATGGCAGAGAAGCTCACGCAGCGATGTTTCTGTTTCACGGTATGAGTCGATTCCTGTGGTGCGGGATCTGCTTGGCGCGGCGCGGCGCATCAAGCGTGCGCTGAAGTAA
- a CDS encoding branched-chain amino acid transaminase, translated as MPVQPTANIWHNGKLIPWDKAQIHVMSHVVHYGSSVFEGIRCYTQPAAASVFRLQEHMQRLIDSAKIYRMPLPYTVDQLCAAVVDVIEANGVAPCYIRPIAFRGYGEVGVNPLKSPVEVYIANFPWGKYVPGNDGADVCVSSWSRLAPNTMPSLAKAGANYMNSQLIRMEAEINGYSEGIALDVNGYLSEGSGENLFIIRNGVLYTTPLANSVLNGITRNSVITLARQLGIEVVEQALPRELLYICDEAFFTGTAAEVTHLRSVDRILVGDGKMGPVTTALHEEFFAIVNGLKPDRYNWLTPVNVKVAETVGA; from the coding sequence ATGCCCGTCCAACCTACCGCGAATATCTGGCACAACGGAAAACTCATCCCCTGGGACAAGGCTCAGATCCACGTCATGAGCCACGTCGTCCACTACGGCTCCTCGGTTTTTGAGGGAATCCGTTGTTACACGCAGCCCGCTGCCGCAAGCGTCTTTCGCCTGCAGGAGCACATGCAGCGCCTTATCGACTCGGCGAAGATCTATCGCATGCCCCTGCCCTACACCGTCGACCAGCTCTGCGCTGCCGTCGTCGATGTCATCGAGGCCAACGGCGTCGCTCCCTGCTACATTCGCCCCATTGCCTTCCGTGGCTATGGTGAGGTCGGCGTCAATCCGCTGAAGTCGCCCGTTGAGGTCTACATTGCAAACTTCCCGTGGGGCAAGTATGTCCCCGGCAACGACGGCGCCGATGTCTGCGTCTCCTCGTGGTCGCGTCTCGCGCCCAACACGATGCCTTCGCTCGCAAAGGCCGGCGCAAACTACATGAACTCGCAACTCATTCGTATGGAGGCCGAGATCAACGGCTACTCCGAAGGCATCGCGCTCGACGTGAACGGCTATCTGTCCGAGGGCTCGGGCGAGAACCTCTTCATCATTCGCAACGGCGTGCTGTACACAACGCCCCTGGCCAATTCGGTCCTGAACGGCATCACCCGCAACTCCGTTATCACGCTGGCCCGGCAGCTCGGCATCGAAGTCGTCGAGCAGGCACTGCCGCGCGAGCTGCTCTACATCTGCGACGAGGCCTTCTTCACCGGCACCGCTGCCGAGGTTACGCACCTGCGCTCGGTGGATCGCATCCTCGTAGGCGATGGCAAGATGGGGCCGGTCACCACGGCGCTGCACGAAGAGTTCTTCGCCATCGTCAACGGCCTGAAGCCCGATCGCTACAACTGGCTCACGCCGGTCAACGTCAAGGTCGCGGAGACCGTCGGCGCGTAA